Proteins encoded in a region of the Inquilinus sp. KBS0705 genome:
- a CDS encoding lipid-A-disaccharide synthase codes for MRYYLVAGEASGDLHGANLMKALKELDGQADFRFFGGDLMQAESGTLVKHYADMAFMGFVEVALNLSTILKNMKLCKQDIVAYQPDVLILIDFPGFNLKIADFAKKQGLTVCYYISPKVWAWNQKRVLKIKRIVDHLFCILPFEVDFYKEWGMDIDYVGNPLLDAVDAFKANSEFLPANKLTNKKIIALLPGSRKQEISRLLPDMLSVTEQFPHHQFVVAGAPSFNADYYTQYLQGKTIPVIFNATYDILANADAAVVASGTATLETALFNVPQVVVYKGNAITIGIARALIKIKFISLVNLIMDSAVVKELIQQDCNPTQIAAELDKLVNDIQYRQTMLSAYDELDTRMGKPGASAKTAGLIVKYATKK; via the coding sequence ATGAGATACTACCTGGTTGCCGGCGAGGCCTCGGGCGATTTGCATGGCGCAAACCTGATGAAGGCTTTAAAAGAGCTGGACGGGCAGGCCGATTTTCGCTTTTTTGGCGGCGACCTGATGCAGGCCGAAAGCGGCACATTGGTAAAACACTATGCCGATATGGCCTTTATGGGCTTTGTAGAAGTGGCCCTAAACCTGAGCACTATCCTAAAAAACATGAAACTGTGCAAGCAGGATATTGTTGCCTACCAACCTGATGTGTTGATACTGATAGATTTTCCGGGATTTAACTTAAAAATAGCTGATTTTGCCAAAAAGCAGGGCTTAACGGTTTGCTACTATATATCGCCAAAAGTTTGGGCCTGGAATCAGAAACGGGTATTAAAAATTAAGCGGATTGTTGACCACCTGTTTTGCATACTGCCTTTCGAGGTTGATTTTTACAAAGAATGGGGGATGGACATAGATTATGTAGGTAACCCGCTTTTAGATGCCGTTGACGCCTTTAAAGCTAATAGCGAATTTTTACCGGCCAATAAGCTCACGAATAAAAAAATTATTGCCCTGTTACCCGGCAGTCGCAAACAGGAGATAAGCCGCCTGTTGCCCGATATGTTAAGTGTTACGGAGCAGTTTCCGCATCACCAGTTTGTAGTGGCCGGGGCCCCTTCCTTTAATGCGGACTATTACACTCAATATCTGCAGGGCAAAACCATACCGGTAATATTTAATGCCACGTACGATATTTTAGCTAATGCCGATGCGGCTGTTGTTGCATCGGGTACCGCTACTTTAGAGACCGCCTTGTTTAATGTGCCCCAAGTAGTGGTGTATAAAGGCAACGCTATAACCATTGGAATAGCACGTGCACTTATAAAAATAAAATTCATATCGCTGGTAAACCTGATAATGGATAGCGCCGTGGTAAAAGAATTGATACAGCAGGATTGCAACCCCACACAGATTGCTGCCGAACTGGATAAACTGGTGAATGATATTCAGTATCGCCAAACAATGCTTTCCGCTTATGATGAACTGGATACGCGAATGGGTAAACCGGGGGCATCGGCTAAAACCGCAGGGCTTATTGTAAAATACGCCACAAAAAAATAA
- a CDS encoding stationary phase survival protein SurE, translated as MFKKNSIVAGLLIGCIMPALAWLVFNFILHNDAIIMDKPGVPYLIAVGLNLLILRYVFKKDLGETAKGVMIITFVVMIAAFVLKINITR; from the coding sequence ATGTTTAAAAAAAACAGCATAGTTGCGGGCTTGCTTATTGGCTGCATTATGCCGGCGCTTGCCTGGCTTGTGTTTAATTTTATATTACACAATGATGCCATTATAATGGATAAGCCGGGTGTGCCGTACCTGATAGCGGTTGGCCTTAACCTGCTTATACTGCGCTATGTCTTTAAAAAGGATTTGGGTGAAACCGCGAAAGGTGTAATGATAATTACCTTTGTAGTGATGATAGCTGCTTTTGTGCTTAAAATAAATATAACCCGATGA
- the surE gene encoding 5'/3'-nucleotidase SurE, which translates to MSKSLSKPTILVVNDDGITAPGIKALMHAMKDLGRVVVVAPDSPQSGMGHAITIGKPLRLDKVDLYEGIEMYRCSGTPVDCVKLAVNTVLKGVKPDLCVSGINHGLNNSINVLYSGTMSAAVEGAIEGIASIGFSLDDYSLQANFDHCIKFVKEIALQVLANGLPVGTVLNVNFPAGDKIKGIKICRQANAKWAEEFDMRHDPYKRPYYWLTGVFQNNDHGEDTDVWALDHGYASVVPVQFDMTAHHAIPVLNSWKFNV; encoded by the coding sequence ATGAGTAAATCTCTTTCCAAACCAACCATACTGGTAGTAAACGACGATGGTATAACCGCACCCGGCATAAAGGCATTAATGCACGCCATGAAAGACCTGGGCAGGGTAGTGGTAGTAGCACCCGATAGCCCGCAATCGGGTATGGGGCATGCCATTACCATAGGTAAGCCGCTAAGGTTAGATAAGGTAGACCTTTATGAAGGTATTGAAATGTATCGTTGCAGTGGCACCCCTGTAGATTGTGTAAAGCTGGCCGTAAATACAGTTTTAAAAGGAGTAAAGCCCGATCTGTGTGTATCGGGCATAAACCATGGCCTTAACAACTCTATCAATGTGTTATACTCCGGTACTATGTCGGCAGCGGTAGAGGGGGCGATAGAAGGCATTGCGTCTATCGGCTTTTCGTTAGATGATTATAGCCTGCAGGCCAATTTTGATCATTGCATTAAATTTGTAAAAGAAATTGCATTGCAGGTACTGGCCAATGGCCTGCCTGTGGGCACGGTGCTAAATGTTAATTTCCCGGCAGGGGATAAAATAAAAGGAATAAAAATTTGCCGCCAGGCCAATGCCAAATGGGCCGAAGAATTTGATATGCGCCACGACCCATACAAACGCCCTTATTACTGGCTAACCGGTGTTTTTCAAAATAACGACCATGGCGAGGATACCGATGTTTGGGCGCTCGATCATGGTTATGCATCGGTAGTACCGGTACAGTTTGATATGACAGCCCACCACGCCATACCTGTTTTAAATAGCTGGAAGTTTAATGTTTAA
- a CDS encoding acyltransferase: MPEDKAALVQPKAKINYIDHLKVVLTVLVILHHTFITYGAPGGWYYTQKTTLLGALLPMTIFVSVNQAFFMGFFFFLSALFVPSSYDKKGPAKFITDRLIRLGIPLVFYSLILSPFLSYISYRWAEGHNITYLQYLSGFDGWISFGVLWFVLALLMFTLLYALYRGLSSHTIKAAKLPTAGRIILFAAGIGLITFLVRVFCPVGFEIKPLGFQPAHFTQYIAMFILGLIASRSKWINNADYKTGRRMRTIALLVIFLGFPLFFIARKTIGFPVERFTVGFHWQQLWYAVWEQVVGFTIVTALLCIGKHKWNGYSAFMGKLSRSTFAVYIFHPLLVISLSVGLRNWAVDPALKLLVVAPLAVSLSFLLGLLLVKVPGVNKVV, translated from the coding sequence ATGCCCGAAGACAAAGCGGCCCTCGTTCAGCCTAAAGCTAAGATCAATTATATCGATCACCTTAAAGTAGTGCTTACCGTATTGGTAATACTGCACCATACCTTTATTACCTATGGCGCACCGGGCGGCTGGTACTATACTCAAAAAACAACCCTGCTTGGCGCTTTATTGCCCATGACCATTTTTGTATCGGTTAACCAGGCCTTTTTCATGGGGTTCTTCTTTTTTCTGTCCGCGCTGTTTGTGCCGTCATCCTATGATAAGAAAGGCCCTGCCAAATTTATAACCGATAGGCTGATTAGATTGGGTATCCCCTTGGTTTTTTATTCGCTTATCCTGTCGCCTTTTCTCAGTTATATATCCTACCGCTGGGCCGAAGGACATAACATTACCTATTTACAATACTTAAGCGGTTTTGATGGCTGGATAAGCTTTGGGGTGCTGTGGTTTGTATTAGCACTACTGATGTTTACCTTATTATATGCCCTGTACCGGGGCCTAAGCAGCCACACCATTAAGGCGGCTAAATTGCCAACCGCGGGCCGTATAATATTGTTTGCTGCAGGCATAGGGCTAATCACCTTTTTGGTGCGGGTATTTTGCCCGGTTGGCTTTGAAATAAAGCCGCTTGGTTTTCAGCCGGCGCATTTTACACAATACATTGCCATGTTTATATTGGGGTTAATAGCATCGCGCAGCAAATGGATAAACAATGCCGATTATAAAACAGGCAGGCGCATGCGCACTATAGCCTTATTGGTCATATTTTTGGGCTTCCCGTTGTTTTTCATCGCCCGTAAAACTATAGGTTTCCCGGTAGAGCGGTTTACCGTTGGTTTTCACTGGCAGCAATTATGGTATGCCGTATGGGAGCAGGTTGTTGGTTTTACCATTGTTACTGCACTGCTTTGCATTGGTAAACACAAGTGGAACGGCTATTCGGCTTTTATGGGCAAACTATCGCGTAGCACGTTCGCAGTGTATATTTTTCACCCTTTATTGGTTATATCCCTATCAGTTGGTTTGCGTAACTGGGCGGTAGACCCTGCTTTAAAGTTATTGGTAGTAGCCCCGCTGGCAGTATCATTAAGCTTTTTGCTGGGCCTGCTGTTGGTAAAAGTGCCTGGAGTGAATAAGGTAGTTTAA
- a CDS encoding CsbD family protein — MDKLELKGGWNELKGKIKQAYGDLTDDDLAHEEGKDDETLGRIQQKTGKTREELVDWINSL; from the coding sequence ATGGATAAGTTAGAATTAAAAGGCGGCTGGAACGAGCTGAAAGGAAAAATAAAACAAGCATACGGCGACCTGACCGATGATGACCTGGCCCACGAAGAAGGTAAGGACGATGAAACTTTAGGCCGCATCCAGCAAAAAACCGGTAAAACCCGCGAAGAACTGGTTGATTGGATAAACAGTTTGTAG
- the acs gene encoding acetate--CoA ligase, which translates to MQIKSFDEYHQVYRKSVEQPEQFWAEIADNFLWKKKWDKVLDWNFKEPDIKWFQGAKLNITENCLDRHLEKNGDTPAIIWEPNDPTEDHRILSYKQLHDKVCQFANVLKNNGAKKGDRICIYMPMVPELAIAVLACARIGAVHSVVFGGFSAQSIADRIKDAECNIVITADGSFRGTKEVPLKSIIDDALVQCPSIKRVIVLTRSHTPVSMIKGRDVWWEDEVKKVETQGNPDCPAEEMDAEDMLFILYTSGSTGKPKGVVHTCGGYMVYTGYTFSTAFQYQPGEVYFCTADIGWITGHSYIAYGPLMQGATSVLFEGIPTFPNAGRLWDIVEKFKVNILYTAPTAIRSLMSFGDNVIKGKDFSSLKKLGSVGEPINEEAWHWFDEKIGQGKCPIVDTWWQTETGGFMISPIAGVTPTKPGYATLPLPGVQPILVDESGNEIKGNGVSGNLCIKFPWPGMLRTTYGDHERCRTTYFATYPNLYFTGDGCLRDKDGYYRITGRVDDVLNVSGHRIGTAEVENAINMHSTVVESAVVGYPHDIKGQGVYAFVVCPNQHGDPELTRKDIMMTVSRIIGAIAKPDKIQFVSGLPKTRSGKIMRRILRKIAEGDTSNLGDTSTLLDPAVVEEIKEGAL; encoded by the coding sequence ATGCAAATTAAATCATTTGACGAATACCACCAGGTTTACCGCAAAAGCGTTGAGCAACCTGAACAATTTTGGGCAGAAATTGCCGATAATTTTTTATGGAAAAAGAAGTGGGATAAGGTATTGGACTGGAACTTTAAGGAGCCGGATATCAAATGGTTCCAGGGAGCCAAATTAAACATTACCGAAAACTGCCTCGACCGTCATTTAGAGAAGAATGGCGATACGCCTGCCATTATATGGGAGCCTAACGACCCAACCGAAGACCATCGTATATTATCGTATAAACAACTGCACGATAAGGTTTGCCAGTTTGCCAATGTATTAAAAAACAATGGGGCCAAAAAAGGCGACCGTATATGTATATATATGCCTATGGTGCCCGAATTGGCCATAGCCGTTTTAGCCTGCGCCCGTATAGGCGCGGTACATTCGGTGGTGTTTGGGGGCTTTTCGGCGCAATCTATTGCCGATAGGATAAAGGATGCAGAATGCAATATTGTTATAACCGCCGATGGCAGTTTCAGGGGGACTAAAGAGGTGCCCTTAAAATCTATCATAGACGATGCCCTGGTACAATGCCCGTCTATTAAACGAGTAATAGTTTTAACCCGCAGCCATACCCCGGTATCAATGATAAAAGGCCGTGATGTGTGGTGGGAAGATGAAGTTAAAAAGGTAGAAACCCAAGGCAACCCCGATTGCCCTGCCGAAGAGATGGATGCCGAAGATATGCTGTTCATCCTGTACACATCAGGTTCAACAGGTAAGCCAAAGGGTGTGGTACACACTTGCGGCGGTTACATGGTTTATACGGGCTATACCTTTAGCACTGCATTCCAATACCAACCCGGCGAAGTTTATTTTTGTACGGCAGATATCGGCTGGATAACCGGTCACTCGTACATTGCTTACGGTCCGCTTATGCAGGGGGCTACAAGTGTATTATTCGAAGGTATACCAACCTTCCCTAATGCAGGCCGCCTGTGGGATATTGTAGAAAAATTTAAGGTAAACATATTATATACCGCGCCAACGGCTATCCGCTCGCTAATGAGCTTTGGCGATAACGTAATTAAAGGCAAGGATTTTAGCTCGCTTAAAAAATTAGGCTCGGTAGGCGAGCCGATAAACGAGGAAGCATGGCACTGGTTTGATGAAAAGATAGGCCAGGGTAAATGCCCAATTGTTGATACCTGGTGGCAAACCGAAACCGGAGGCTTCATGATATCGCCCATAGCAGGTGTAACGCCAACTAAACCTGGCTATGCCACGCTGCCGTTGCCGGGCGTGCAACCAATTTTGGTAGACGAAAGCGGCAACGAGATTAAGGGTAACGGCGTTAGCGGTAACCTTTGTATCAAATTCCCGTGGCCGGGTATGCTGCGCACCACTTATGGCGACCACGAACGTTGCCGCACTACTTATTTTGCTACTTACCCTAATCTTTATTTTACAGGCGATGGCTGCCTGCGCGATAAAGATGGCTATTACCGAATTACCGGCCGTGTAGATGACGTGCTGAATGTATCGGGCCACCGCATTGGTACTGCCGAGGTAGAAAATGCCATTAACATGCACAGTACCGTGGTTGAAAGCGCGGTAGTTGGTTACCCGCACGATATAAAAGGCCAGGGTGTATATGCCTTTGTGGTATGCCCTAACCAACACGGCGACCCTGAGCTTACCCGTAAAGATATTATGATGACGGTATCGCGCATTATTGGCGCCATAGCCAAACCTGATAAGATACAGTTTGTAAGCGGCTTGCCTAAAACACGGTCGGGTAAAATTATGCGCCGCATACTGCGTAAAATAGCCGAGGGTGATACCAGCAATTTAGGTGACACTAGTACTTTGCTTGACCCTGCTGTGGTGGAAGAGATAAAAGAAGGGGCGTTGTAG
- the rpmB gene encoding 50S ribosomal protein L28, translated as MSRICDLTGKGYMNGNSVSNSNAKTKRKFYPNLQLKRFYIPEEDKWITLKVSTSAVKTISKHGITACINKFVKKGSI; from the coding sequence ATGTCAAGAATTTGTGATTTAACAGGAAAAGGCTACATGAACGGTAACAGCGTATCAAATTCGAACGCTAAAACCAAACGTAAGTTCTATCCAAACTTACAGCTTAAAAGGTTTTACATCCCCGAAGAAGATAAATGGATCACTTTAAAAGTGTCTACTTCTGCTGTTAAAACTATCAGCAAACACGGTATTACTGCTTGTATTAACAAGTTTGTAAAAAAGGGTTCTATATAA
- the rpmG gene encoding 50S ribosomal protein L33, with the protein MAKKGNRVQVILECTEHKTSGMPGMSRYITTKNKKNTTERLEMKKFNPVLRKVTVHKEIK; encoded by the coding sequence ATGGCTAAGAAAGGCAACAGGGTTCAGGTAATTTTAGAATGCACAGAGCACAAAACCAGCGGCATGCCGGGTATGTCTCGTTACATTACCACCAAAAATAAAAAGAATACTACCGAAAGACTGGAAATGAAAAAATTTAACCCGGTTTTACGTAAAGTAACTGTACATAAAGAAATTAAGTAA
- a CDS encoding DUF4295 domain-containing protein: MAKKVVATLKVAGKGKEFSKVITMIKSPRTGAYSFKEQIVPNDNIKDAIAGKTL; the protein is encoded by the coding sequence ATGGCAAAGAAAGTAGTTGCAACCCTGAAAGTAGCAGGTAAAGGAAAAGAGTTTTCGAAAGTGATAACAATGATCAAATCACCACGTACAGGTGCTTACTCATTTAAAGAACAAATTGTACCTAACGATAACATCAAAGATGCAATTGCAGGTAAAACCCTGTAA
- the ftsY gene encoding signal recognition particle-docking protein FtsY, with protein MGLFDFFKKKETTQQEQQALDTGLEKTKDNFFSKLTKVVAGKSTVDEDVLDDLEEVLVTSDVGVSTTLKIIQRIEARVARDKYVGTSELNNLLKDEIQQLLAENNSNDFQNFEYGNHKPYVIMVVGVNGVGKTTTIGKLAHKLKQAGNQVVLGAADTFRAAAVDQLQLWGKRVDVKVVAQPMGSDPASVAYDTLRSAVANGDDVAIIDTAGRLHNKVGLMNELTKIKNVMQKVVPDAPHEILLVLDASTGQNAIEQCKQFTEATAVNALALTKLDGTAKGGVVIGISDQFKIPVKYIGVGEGMDHLQLFDRQAFVDSLFK; from the coding sequence ATGGGATTATTTGATTTTTTTAAGAAAAAAGAAACCACGCAGCAGGAACAGCAGGCGCTTGATACCGGTTTAGAAAAAACCAAGGATAACTTTTTTTCGAAGCTAACCAAGGTAGTAGCCGGTAAATCAACCGTTGATGAAGATGTGTTGGACGACCTGGAAGAAGTGCTGGTAACATCAGATGTTGGCGTAAGTACCACCCTCAAAATTATTCAGCGTATAGAGGCACGTGTGGCCCGCGATAAATATGTAGGCACATCTGAGCTGAACAACCTTTTAAAGGACGAGATACAGCAGCTGCTTGCCGAAAACAACAGCAACGATTTTCAGAATTTTGAATACGGCAACCATAAACCTTATGTAATAATGGTGGTTGGTGTTAATGGTGTGGGTAAAACCACTACAATTGGCAAATTGGCCCACAAACTAAAACAAGCCGGTAACCAGGTGGTGCTGGGCGCTGCGGATACCTTCCGCGCGGCAGCGGTAGACCAGTTGCAGCTTTGGGGCAAACGTGTTGATGTAAAGGTAGTAGCGCAGCCAATGGGTAGCGACCCTGCATCGGTAGCTTACGATACGCTGCGATCGGCAGTGGCCAATGGCGATGATGTGGCAATTATAGATACCGCAGGTCGTTTACATAATAAGGTAGGCCTGATGAACGAGCTTACCAAAATTAAAAACGTAATGCAAAAGGTGGTGCCTGATGCCCCGCACGAGATATTACTGGTGCTTGATGCCTCAACAGGGCAAAACGCTATTGAGCAATGCAAGCAATTTACCGAAGCTACTGCGGTTAACGCGCTGGCCCTAACCAAACTGGATGGTACGGCAAAAGGCGGCGTGGTAATAGGCATATCTGACCAGTTTAAAATACCGGTAAAATACATAGGTGTAGGCGAAGGAATGGACCATTTACAACTGTTTGACAGGCAAGCGTTTGTAGATAGTTTATTTAAATGA
- a CDS encoding GxxExxY protein — MGSVENDPLTEKIIGCCFEVHKALGPGFLEKVYSRALQHQLQLSGIVFEAERSSICFLKTKM; from the coding sequence ATGGGAAGTGTTGAAAATGATCCGTTAACCGAAAAAATAATCGGTTGCTGCTTTGAAGTCCATAAGGCATTAGGTCCAGGATTTTTAGAGAAAGTTTATTCCAGGGCTCTTCAACATCAGCTACAATTGAGTGGAATTGTATTTGAAGCTGAAAGGAGTTCAATTTGTTTTTTAAAGACAAAAATGTAG
- a CDS encoding GxxExxY protein: MFFKDKNVGKFKCDLFIENKVILELKSYSGIYTPVLFQKQLLSYLKASNIQTGLLINFGNVSCSVKRLSV, translated from the coding sequence TTGTTTTTTAAAGACAAAAATGTAGGTAAATTTAAATGCGATCTATTTATCGAAAACAAAGTAATACTTGAGCTAAAATCTTATTCCGGCATTTATACACCGGTTCTTTTTCAGAAACAATTGCTATCCTATTTAAAAGCAAGTAATATCCAAACAGGGTTGCTTATAAATTTCGGCAATGTAAGTTGCAGTGTTAAAAGGTTATCTGTGTAA
- the rimO gene encoding 30S ribosomal protein S12 methylthiotransferase RimO, whose amino-acid sequence MRTKEITKPVLKAKPRVNVVTLGCSKNIYDSEVLMGQLKGNAYDVVHESQQVRSDDIIVINTCGFIDNAKQESIDTILQYSELKEQGKVGKVIVTGCLSERYKPELEAEITNVDAYFGTNDLQNILTNIGANYRHELIGERLLTTPSHFAYFKIAEGCNRPCSFCAIPLMRGKHVSTPIDQLVKNAESLVKNGTKELILIAQDLTYYGLDLYGKRNLDELLRRLSDVNGVEWIRMQYAYPAGFPMEVLDVMNERDNICKYMDMPLQHITDNMLKSMRRGLTKQKTIDVVNQIRDKVPGIAMRTTLITGYPGETQQDFEEMAQWVEDTKFDRLGCFTYSHEEKTHAHSLIDDVPEEVKQERADAIMEIQQGISFDKNQEKIGNTYKVLIDKKDGGYFVGRTEYDSPEVDNEVLIDASIDYAAVGSFVNVKINTAEDFDLYGQIVK is encoded by the coding sequence ATGAGAACAAAAGAAATTACAAAGCCGGTACTTAAAGCAAAACCCCGTGTAAACGTGGTTACCCTCGGCTGCTCAAAAAACATATACGATAGTGAAGTACTAATGGGCCAGCTTAAGGGCAACGCCTATGATGTAGTGCACGAATCGCAGCAGGTACGCAGCGATGATATCATCGTAATTAATACCTGCGGCTTTATTGATAATGCTAAACAGGAATCGATAGATACCATTTTACAGTACAGCGAATTAAAAGAACAAGGCAAGGTTGGTAAAGTTATTGTAACCGGCTGCCTAAGCGAGCGCTACAAGCCCGAACTGGAAGCCGAGATAACCAATGTGGATGCCTACTTTGGCACCAACGACCTGCAAAATATACTCACCAACATAGGTGCCAATTACCGCCACGAATTAATTGGCGAGCGTTTACTAACTACCCCTTCGCATTTTGCTTATTTTAAAATTGCAGAGGGTTGTAACCGCCCATGTTCGTTTTGTGCCATACCATTAATGCGCGGCAAGCATGTAAGCACGCCTATTGACCAATTGGTTAAAAACGCCGAAAGCCTGGTAAAGAACGGCACTAAAGAGCTTATACTGATTGCCCAGGATTTGACCTATTACGGCCTTGATTTGTACGGCAAACGCAATCTGGACGAGCTTTTACGCCGCCTAAGCGATGTAAACGGGGTTGAATGGATTAGGATGCAATATGCCTATCCCGCAGGCTTCCCGATGGAAGTTTTGGATGTAATGAACGAGCGCGACAATATTTGCAAGTACATGGATATGCCGCTGCAGCACATTACCGATAATATGCTAAAATCAATGCGCAGAGGGCTAACCAAGCAAAAAACCATTGACGTAGTAAACCAGATACGCGATAAGGTGCCCGGTATAGCCATGCGTACCACGCTGATAACCGGCTACCCCGGCGAAACCCAGCAGGATTTTGAAGAAATGGCCCAATGGGTAGAAGACACGAAGTTTGACCGTCTGGGTTGCTTCACTTACTCACACGAAGAGAAAACACACGCCCACTCGCTGATAGATGATGTACCCGAGGAAGTAAAACAGGAACGCGCCGATGCCATTATGGAAATTCAGCAGGGCATATCATTCGATAAAAACCAGGAGAAGATAGGCAATACTTATAAGGTGCTTATCGACAAAAAAGACGGCGGCTACTTTGTTGGCCGTACCGAATACGATTCGCCCGAGGTTGATAACGAGGTTTTAATAGATGCCAGCATAGATTATGCCGCCGTAGGCAGCTTTGTTAACGTAAAAATTAACACCGCCGAAGACTTTGACCTTTATGGACAAATTGTAAAATAA
- the bshC gene encoding bacillithiol biosynthesis cysteine-adding enzyme BshC, with translation MDAACIDYKDTGYFSQTVIDYLDDVPELRSFYSYRPTLQGFAQLFNNKKVVANRPLLVQVLTEQYFKNAKQGVPELEAADFIRQRIALLGSPDTYTITTGHQLNIFTGPLYFIYKIVTAIKLSRQLKEAHPDKNFVPVYWMASEDHDFAEINYTNIGGKKVHWWYEASGATGRINPDTMRQAINQYKGVLGIDGHSAELAEMVETAYTKFDKLADATRYLVNALFGRYGLVIIDADDHRLKQEFAPIMERDIIEQNSFKNISAVNQQLQALGVHIQVNPREINFFYLKDNLRERLLFENDRYSVMNTEISFTEAELKQEIKTAPERFSPNVVMRPLYQECILPNIAYIGGGAEVVYWLELKSNFDYYGIDFPILILRNSGLVIKKETVAKINSMELAPVTLFKTTDEIKNSWVKQHSSHDLTLNEEWRGIQSIFERIKLRAHKIDNTLEPSAAAVQARLKHALDNLEKKLIKAEKRNYQTRLEQIEHIKADIFPNNSLQERSENFGLSYVKWGQVFIDELIRNFEPLDFKFTVLTE, from the coding sequence ATGGACGCAGCCTGTATCGACTATAAAGACACCGGGTATTTTTCCCAAACGGTAATTGATTACCTGGACGATGTGCCGGAGTTACGATCGTTTTACAGCTACCGCCCTACCCTGCAAGGTTTTGCCCAATTATTTAACAATAAAAAAGTTGTTGCCAACCGCCCGCTGCTGGTACAGGTTTTAACCGAACAATACTTTAAAAATGCTAAACAAGGCGTTCCCGAGTTAGAAGCCGCCGATTTTATCCGCCAGCGGATAGCGTTGCTTGGCTCGCCCGATACCTATACCATTACCACCGGCCACCAGTTAAATATTTTTACCGGCCCGCTTTATTTTATTTATAAAATAGTAACCGCTATAAAGCTAAGTCGCCAGTTAAAGGAAGCCCACCCCGATAAAAACTTTGTGCCTGTTTACTGGATGGCATCAGAAGACCACGATTTTGCCGAGATAAACTATACCAATATTGGTGGTAAAAAAGTGCATTGGTGGTACGAGGCTTCGGGTGCTACAGGGCGCATCAATCCTGATACCATGCGCCAGGCCATTAACCAGTACAAAGGCGTTTTAGGTATTGATGGCCACTCTGCCGAGCTGGCCGAAATGGTAGAAACCGCCTACACTAAATTTGATAAACTGGCCGATGCTACCCGCTATTTGGTTAACGCCTTATTTGGCCGCTATGGCCTGGTGATAATAGATGCCGATGACCACCGGCTAAAACAAGAGTTTGCCCCTATCATGGAGCGCGACATTATTGAGCAAAACAGCTTTAAAAATATAAGCGCGGTAAACCAGCAATTACAGGCGCTGGGTGTGCACATACAGGTAAACCCGCGCGAGATAAATTTTTTTTATCTGAAAGATAACCTGCGCGAGCGTTTGCTATTTGAGAACGACCGCTACAGCGTAATGAATACCGAAATTAGCTTTACCGAAGCGGAGCTGAAACAGGAAATTAAAACCGCGCCTGAAAGGTTTAGCCCCAACGTGGTAATGCGCCCTTTATACCAGGAATGTATTTTACCTAATATAGCCTACATTGGCGGCGGTGCCGAGGTGGTTTACTGGCTGGAGCTAAAATCAAACTTTGATTATTATGGCATCGATTTTCCGATACTGATATTGCGCAATTCGGGCCTGGTGATTAAAAAAGAAACAGTTGCCAAAATAAACAGCATGGAGCTTGCCCCAGTTACCCTGTTTAAAACTACCGACGAGATAAAAAACAGTTGGGTAAAACAGCATAGCAGCCACGATTTAACCCTGAACGAAGAATGGCGCGGGATACAGAGCATTTTTGAACGCATAAAACTGCGTGCCCATAAAATTGATAATACGCTGGAGCCATCGGCAGCGGCGGTGCAAGCCCGCTTAAAACATGCTTTAGATAACCTGGAGAAAAAACTGATAAAGGCCGAAAAACGCAACTACCAAACCCGGCTGGAGCAGATAGAACACATCAAAGCCGACATATTTCCCAACAACAGCTTGCAGGAGCGATCAGAAAACTTCGGCCTTAGCTATGTAAAATGGGGCCAGGTATTCATAGACGAACTCATCCGCAACTTTGAACCGTTAGATTTTAAGTTTACGGTGTTGACGGAGTAA